The following proteins are encoded in a genomic region of Primulina huaijiensis isolate GDHJ02 chromosome 3, ASM1229523v2, whole genome shotgun sequence:
- the LOC140972798 gene encoding glycine--tRNA ligase, chloroplastic/mitochondrial 2 isoform X1, giving the protein MSTLTLPLVTSIFKNSPNKYKPHFAFLFTTVRSSSPLHIFQPKRFSSSAATRSSSSSVSSSNDQCLQKSSSSSSVLTFQQAIQRLQEYWASVGCAVMQCSNTEVGAGTMNPLTFLRVLGPEPWNVAYVEPSIRPDDSRYGENPNRLQRHTQFQVILKPDPGNSQDLFIRSLSALGINVNDHDIRFVEDNWESPVLGAWGLGWEIWMDGMEITQFTYFQQAGSLPLMPVSVEITYGLERILMLLQGVDHFKKIQYADGITYGELFLENEKEMSAYYLEHASVDHIHNHFDLFEVEARRLLDSGLPIPAYDQLLKTSHAFNVLDSRGFVGVTERARYFGRMRSLARQCAQLWLKTRESLGYPLGVAAQPDHIGFRKEDLDEAAKRVSAGPQKFILEIGTEELPPNDVVNACNQLKDLVEQLLEKQRLNHGDVQTYGTPRRLVVCVDNLSDKQVANQVEVRGPPASKAFDWLGNPTKAAEGFCRKNGVPLTSFYSKVEGKAEYIYVRAEEPSRLALEVLSEGLPGMLGKISFPKSMRWNSEVMFSRPIRWILALHGDAVVPFTFSGILSENVSHGLRNTPSATFTVASADSYTDVMLDAGIAISFEQREKEILEKSNTLAKSIGGSLVLQSGLLNDVVNLVEAPHPILGKFCESFLELPKDLLIMVMQKHQKYFAITDHDGKLLPYFIAVTNGAINEDVVRTGNEAVLRARYEDAKFFYGLDTSKSFSEFRSQLKGILFHEKLGTMLDKMTRVQHLVIQVGLSLGIAEDMLQVIRDAASLAMSDLSSAVVTEFTSLAGVMGRHYALRDGYSEQIAEALFEITLPRFSGDILPKTDAGAVLAIANRLDSLVGLFAAGCQRSSTNDPFGLRRISYGLVQLLVETNRNLELRNSLELAAALQPIEVESQTIDDVQQFVLRRLEQLLIDQGISPEVVRSVLAERGNRPFLAAMSAHRMEALSQGEMLPKVIEAYSRPTRIVRGKDVNDDLVVNEADFVSMEERALWSTFSSLRSKIHRDMEVDDFVKESCLLVQPLEDFFNNVFVMVEDERIRMNRLALLRQISDLPKGIADLSVMPGF; this is encoded by the exons ATGAGCACACTGACGCTCCCGTTGGTGACTTCCATTTTCAAGAATTCGCCCAACAAATACAAACCCCACTTCGCTTTCTTGTTCACCACCGTCCGGAGTTCTTCTCCTCTTCATATATTCCAGCCAAAACGCTTCTCTTCTTCTGCGGCCACTCGTTCTTCTTCATCTTCGGTCTCGTCATCCAATGATCAGTGCTTACAGAAATCGTCTTCTTCATCTTCCGTTCTCACGTTTCAGCAAGCCATTCAGCGCCTCCAG GAGTATTGGGCTTCTGTTGGATGTGCTGTGATGCAATGCAGCAACACTGAG GTTGGAGCTGGCACTATGAATCCTCTGACCTTTTTAAGGGTCCTTGGTCCAGAACCATGGAATGTTGC GTATGTAGAACCTAGTATCCGACCAGATGATAGTCGTTATGGTGAAAATCCAAATAGACTTCAAAGGCACACTCAATTCCAG GTGATATTGAAGCCTGACCCTGGAAATTCTCAGGACTTGTTCATACGGAGCTTATCCGCCCTAG GTATTAATGTTAATGATCATGACATTCGATTTGTGGAAGATAACTGGGAGAGTCCG GTGTTAGGTGCCTGGGGATTGGGCTGGGAAATCTGGATGGATGGGATGGAAATTACTCAATTCACCTACTTCCAGCAG GCTGGAAGTCTGCCATTGATGCCTGTGTCAGTTGAGATCACTTATGGTCTTGAACGAATCCTCATGTTGCTTCAG GGGGTTGACCATTTCAAGAAAATTCAATATGCCGACGGGATAACATATGGAGAGTTGTTTTTGGAAAATGA GAAGGAAATGAGTGCATACTATTTGGAGCATGCCAGTGTGGATCATATCCATAACCATTTTGATCTTTTTGAGGTTGAAGCTCGCCGTTTGCTTGATTCAGGACTTCCTATTCCTGC GTATGACCAGCTTTTGAAGACATCTCATGCTTTCAATGTATTGGATTCTCGAGGATTTGTTGGGGTGACGGAACGTGCTCGTTACTTTGGCCGGATGCGTAG TTTAGCCCGCCAATGTGCACAACTTTGGTTAAAGACCAGGGAATCTCTTGGGTACCCTTTGGGGGTTGCAGCTCAACCTGATCACATAGGTTTTCGAAAAGAAGACCTCGACGAGGCAGCAAAAAGG GTCTCTGCTGGACCACAAAAGTTTATTCTTGAGATCGGGACAGAGGAGTTGCCGCCAAATGATGTGGTCAATGCCTGTAATCAA CTGAAAGATCTAGTTGAGCAGTTGCTGGAGAAACAGAGATTGAATCATGGAGATGTGCAAACATATGGTACACCACGCAGACTTGTG GTTTGCGTAGATAACCTAAGTGATAAGCAGGTGGCAAATCAAGTTGAGGTGCGGGGACCTCCGGCCTCAAAGGCATTCGACTGGCTAGGGAATCCTACCAAG GCTGCTGAAGGTTTTTGCCGCAAAAATGGTGTGCCTTTGACCTCCTTTTACAGTAAGGTTGAAG GAAAAGCAGAGTATATTTATGTTCGTGCGGAGGAGCCTTCACGCCTTGCTTTGGAG GTTTTATCTGAAGGGCTACCTGGGATGCTTGGCAAAATATCTTTTCCAAAGTCAATGAGATGGAACTCTGAG GTTATGTTCAGTAGACCCATCCGATGGATATTGGCGCTACATGGAGATGCAGTTGTTCCATTTACATTCAGTGGTATTCTTAG TGAAAATGTTTCTCATGGGCTTCGGAACACTCCATCTGCTACTTTTACG GTAGCAAGTGCAGATTCTTATACCGACGTAATGCTGGACGCTGGAATAGCCATCAGTTTTGAG CAACGAGAGAAGGAAATTTTGGAGAAGTCTAATACCTTGGCAAAAAGTATTGGTGGTTCTCTTGTTCTGCAAAGTGGTTTACTTAACGAT GTTGTAAATCTTGTTGAAGCACCTCATCCAATACTTGGCAAGTTCTGTGAGTCCTTTCTAGAGCTTCCGAAAGATCTGCTGATAATG GTCATGCAGAAGCATCAGAAATATTTTGCGATAACAGATCATGATGGAAAGCTATTGCCATATTTCATCGCT GTCACAAATGGAGCAATAAATGAAGATGTTGTTCGGACAGGAAATGAAGCTGTACTCAG AGCTCGATATGAAGATGCGAAGTTCTTCTATGGGTTGGACACCAGCAAGAGCTTTTCAGAATTTCGAAGTCAACTGAAAGGAATCCTTTTTCAT GAAAAGTTGGGTACAATGCTGGACAAGATGACACGTGTTCAACATCTGGTTATTCAAGTGGGTTTATCTCTAGGAATAGCTGAAGATATGCTCCAAGTTATCCGCGATGCTGCGTCATTAGCCATGTCAGACCTTTCTTCCGCAGTTGTTACAGAATTTACCTCCCTTGCTGGGGTAATGGGACGCCACTATGCTTTGAGAGATGGCTATTCAGAGCAG ATTGCGGAGGCGTTGTTTGAGATTACACTTCCACGATTTTCTGGTGACATACTTCCAAAAACAGATGCTGGGGCGGTATTGGCAATTGCTAACAG ATTGGACAGCCTTGTTGGGTTGTTTGCTGCTGGTTGTCAACGAAGTTCAACCAACGACCCCTTTGGTCTGCGAAGAATCTCTTATGGTCTT GTGCAATTGTTGGTAGAAACCAACCGGAATTTGGAGCTAAGAAATTCTTTAGAGCTTGCTGCTGCACTCCAGCCCATAGAAGTAGAGTCACAGACAATTGATGAT GTGCAACAATTTGTGTTGAGAAGACTTGAACAACTTTTG ATTGACCAAGGAATAAGTCCAGAAGTGGTTCGTTCTGTTCTTGCTGAGCGTGGAAATAGGCCTTTTCTGGCAGCTATGTCTGCACACAGA ATGGAAGCCTTATCACAAGGTGAAATGCTGCCCAAAGTTATTGAAGCATATTCTCGTCCAACAAGAATTGTTCGCGGAAAGGATGTCAATGATGATTTGGTG GTGAACGAGGCAGATTTTGTATCAATGGAAGAGAGAGCTTTGTGGAGCACTTTTTCATCATTAAGGAGTAAAATACATCGAG ACATGGAAGTGGATGATTTTGTTAAAGAATCTTGCCTCCTAGTGCAACCTTTGGAAGATTTCTTCAATAATGTTTTTGTTATGGTG GAAGATGAAAGAATCAGAATGAACAGGCTTGCACTCCTACGGCAAATTTCAGACCTTCCGAAGGGAATAGCAGACCTCTCAGTTATGCCAGGTTTCTAG
- the LOC140972798 gene encoding glycine--tRNA ligase, chloroplastic/mitochondrial 2 isoform X2, translating into MSTLTLPLVTSIFKNSPNKYKPHFAFLFTTVRSSSPLHIFQPKRFSSSAATRSSSSSVSSSNDQCLQKSSSSSSVLTFQQAIQRLQEYWASVGCAVMQCSNTEVGAGTMNPLTFLRVLGPEPWNVAYVEPSIRPDDSRYGENPNRLQRHTQFQVILKPDPGNSQDLFIRSLSALGINVNDHDIRFVEDNWESPVLGAWGLGWEIWMDGMEITQFTYFQQAGSLPLMPVSVEITYGLERILMLLQGVDHFKKIQYADGITYGELFLENEKEMSAYYLEHASVDHIHNHFDLFEVEARRLLDSGLPIPAYDQLLKTSHAFNVLDSRGFVGVTERARYFGRMRSLARQCAQLWLKTRESLGYPLGVAAQPDHIGFRKEDLDEAAKRVSAGPQKFILEIGTEELPPNDVVNACNQLKDLVEQLLEKQRLNHGDVQTYGTPRRLVVCVDNLSDKQVANQVEVRGPPASKAFDWLGNPTKAAEGFCRKNGVPLTSFYSKVEGKAEYIYVRAEEPSRLALEVLSEGLPGMLGKISFPKSMRWNSEVMFSRPIRWILALHGDAVVPFTFSGILSENVSHGLRNTPSATFTVASADSYTDVMLDAGIAISFEQREKEILEKSNTLAKSIGGSLVLQSGLLNDVVNLVEAPHPILGKFCESFLELPKDLLIMVMQKHQKYFAITDHDGKLLPYFIAVTNGAINEDVVRTGNEAVLRARYEDAKFFYGLDTSKSFSEFRSQLKGILFHEKLGTMLDKMTRVQHLVIQVGLSLGIAEDMLQVIRDAASLAMSDLSSAVVTEFTSLAGVMGRHYALRDGYSEQIAEALFEITLPRFSGDILPKTDAGAVLAIANRLDSLVGLFAAGCQRSSTNDPFGLRRISYGLVQLLVETNRNLELRNSLELAAALQPIEVESQTIDDVQQFVLRRLEQLLIDQGISPEVVRSVLAERGNRPFLAAMSAHRMEALSQGEMLPKVIEAYSRPTRIVRGKDVNDDLVNEADFVSMEERALWSTFSSLRSKIHRDMEVDDFVKESCLLVQPLEDFFNNVFVMVEDERIRMNRLALLRQISDLPKGIADLSVMPGF; encoded by the exons ATGAGCACACTGACGCTCCCGTTGGTGACTTCCATTTTCAAGAATTCGCCCAACAAATACAAACCCCACTTCGCTTTCTTGTTCACCACCGTCCGGAGTTCTTCTCCTCTTCATATATTCCAGCCAAAACGCTTCTCTTCTTCTGCGGCCACTCGTTCTTCTTCATCTTCGGTCTCGTCATCCAATGATCAGTGCTTACAGAAATCGTCTTCTTCATCTTCCGTTCTCACGTTTCAGCAAGCCATTCAGCGCCTCCAG GAGTATTGGGCTTCTGTTGGATGTGCTGTGATGCAATGCAGCAACACTGAG GTTGGAGCTGGCACTATGAATCCTCTGACCTTTTTAAGGGTCCTTGGTCCAGAACCATGGAATGTTGC GTATGTAGAACCTAGTATCCGACCAGATGATAGTCGTTATGGTGAAAATCCAAATAGACTTCAAAGGCACACTCAATTCCAG GTGATATTGAAGCCTGACCCTGGAAATTCTCAGGACTTGTTCATACGGAGCTTATCCGCCCTAG GTATTAATGTTAATGATCATGACATTCGATTTGTGGAAGATAACTGGGAGAGTCCG GTGTTAGGTGCCTGGGGATTGGGCTGGGAAATCTGGATGGATGGGATGGAAATTACTCAATTCACCTACTTCCAGCAG GCTGGAAGTCTGCCATTGATGCCTGTGTCAGTTGAGATCACTTATGGTCTTGAACGAATCCTCATGTTGCTTCAG GGGGTTGACCATTTCAAGAAAATTCAATATGCCGACGGGATAACATATGGAGAGTTGTTTTTGGAAAATGA GAAGGAAATGAGTGCATACTATTTGGAGCATGCCAGTGTGGATCATATCCATAACCATTTTGATCTTTTTGAGGTTGAAGCTCGCCGTTTGCTTGATTCAGGACTTCCTATTCCTGC GTATGACCAGCTTTTGAAGACATCTCATGCTTTCAATGTATTGGATTCTCGAGGATTTGTTGGGGTGACGGAACGTGCTCGTTACTTTGGCCGGATGCGTAG TTTAGCCCGCCAATGTGCACAACTTTGGTTAAAGACCAGGGAATCTCTTGGGTACCCTTTGGGGGTTGCAGCTCAACCTGATCACATAGGTTTTCGAAAAGAAGACCTCGACGAGGCAGCAAAAAGG GTCTCTGCTGGACCACAAAAGTTTATTCTTGAGATCGGGACAGAGGAGTTGCCGCCAAATGATGTGGTCAATGCCTGTAATCAA CTGAAAGATCTAGTTGAGCAGTTGCTGGAGAAACAGAGATTGAATCATGGAGATGTGCAAACATATGGTACACCACGCAGACTTGTG GTTTGCGTAGATAACCTAAGTGATAAGCAGGTGGCAAATCAAGTTGAGGTGCGGGGACCTCCGGCCTCAAAGGCATTCGACTGGCTAGGGAATCCTACCAAG GCTGCTGAAGGTTTTTGCCGCAAAAATGGTGTGCCTTTGACCTCCTTTTACAGTAAGGTTGAAG GAAAAGCAGAGTATATTTATGTTCGTGCGGAGGAGCCTTCACGCCTTGCTTTGGAG GTTTTATCTGAAGGGCTACCTGGGATGCTTGGCAAAATATCTTTTCCAAAGTCAATGAGATGGAACTCTGAG GTTATGTTCAGTAGACCCATCCGATGGATATTGGCGCTACATGGAGATGCAGTTGTTCCATTTACATTCAGTGGTATTCTTAG TGAAAATGTTTCTCATGGGCTTCGGAACACTCCATCTGCTACTTTTACG GTAGCAAGTGCAGATTCTTATACCGACGTAATGCTGGACGCTGGAATAGCCATCAGTTTTGAG CAACGAGAGAAGGAAATTTTGGAGAAGTCTAATACCTTGGCAAAAAGTATTGGTGGTTCTCTTGTTCTGCAAAGTGGTTTACTTAACGAT GTTGTAAATCTTGTTGAAGCACCTCATCCAATACTTGGCAAGTTCTGTGAGTCCTTTCTAGAGCTTCCGAAAGATCTGCTGATAATG GTCATGCAGAAGCATCAGAAATATTTTGCGATAACAGATCATGATGGAAAGCTATTGCCATATTTCATCGCT GTCACAAATGGAGCAATAAATGAAGATGTTGTTCGGACAGGAAATGAAGCTGTACTCAG AGCTCGATATGAAGATGCGAAGTTCTTCTATGGGTTGGACACCAGCAAGAGCTTTTCAGAATTTCGAAGTCAACTGAAAGGAATCCTTTTTCAT GAAAAGTTGGGTACAATGCTGGACAAGATGACACGTGTTCAACATCTGGTTATTCAAGTGGGTTTATCTCTAGGAATAGCTGAAGATATGCTCCAAGTTATCCGCGATGCTGCGTCATTAGCCATGTCAGACCTTTCTTCCGCAGTTGTTACAGAATTTACCTCCCTTGCTGGGGTAATGGGACGCCACTATGCTTTGAGAGATGGCTATTCAGAGCAG ATTGCGGAGGCGTTGTTTGAGATTACACTTCCACGATTTTCTGGTGACATACTTCCAAAAACAGATGCTGGGGCGGTATTGGCAATTGCTAACAG ATTGGACAGCCTTGTTGGGTTGTTTGCTGCTGGTTGTCAACGAAGTTCAACCAACGACCCCTTTGGTCTGCGAAGAATCTCTTATGGTCTT GTGCAATTGTTGGTAGAAACCAACCGGAATTTGGAGCTAAGAAATTCTTTAGAGCTTGCTGCTGCACTCCAGCCCATAGAAGTAGAGTCACAGACAATTGATGAT GTGCAACAATTTGTGTTGAGAAGACTTGAACAACTTTTG ATTGACCAAGGAATAAGTCCAGAAGTGGTTCGTTCTGTTCTTGCTGAGCGTGGAAATAGGCCTTTTCTGGCAGCTATGTCTGCACACAGA ATGGAAGCCTTATCACAAGGTGAAATGCTGCCCAAAGTTATTGAAGCATATTCTCGTCCAACAAGAATTGTTCGCGGAAAGGATGTCAATGATGATTTG GTGAACGAGGCAGATTTTGTATCAATGGAAGAGAGAGCTTTGTGGAGCACTTTTTCATCATTAAGGAGTAAAATACATCGAG ACATGGAAGTGGATGATTTTGTTAAAGAATCTTGCCTCCTAGTGCAACCTTTGGAAGATTTCTTCAATAATGTTTTTGTTATGGTG GAAGATGAAAGAATCAGAATGAACAGGCTTGCACTCCTACGGCAAATTTCAGACCTTCCGAAGGGAATAGCAGACCTCTCAGTTATGCCAGGTTTCTAG
- the LOC140972798 gene encoding glycine--tRNA ligase, chloroplastic/mitochondrial 2 isoform X3, with amino-acid sequence MLRTYVEPSIRPDDSRYGENPNRLQRHTQFQVILKPDPGNSQDLFIRSLSALGINVNDHDIRFVEDNWESPVLGAWGLGWEIWMDGMEITQFTYFQQAGSLPLMPVSVEITYGLERILMLLQGVDHFKKIQYADGITYGELFLENEKEMSAYYLEHASVDHIHNHFDLFEVEARRLLDSGLPIPAYDQLLKTSHAFNVLDSRGFVGVTERARYFGRMRSLARQCAQLWLKTRESLGYPLGVAAQPDHIGFRKEDLDEAAKRVSAGPQKFILEIGTEELPPNDVVNACNQLKDLVEQLLEKQRLNHGDVQTYGTPRRLVVCVDNLSDKQVANQVEVRGPPASKAFDWLGNPTKAAEGFCRKNGVPLTSFYSKVEGKAEYIYVRAEEPSRLALEVLSEGLPGMLGKISFPKSMRWNSEVMFSRPIRWILALHGDAVVPFTFSGILSENVSHGLRNTPSATFTVASADSYTDVMLDAGIAISFEQREKEILEKSNTLAKSIGGSLVLQSGLLNDVVNLVEAPHPILGKFCESFLELPKDLLIMVMQKHQKYFAITDHDGKLLPYFIAVTNGAINEDVVRTGNEAVLRARYEDAKFFYGLDTSKSFSEFRSQLKGILFHEKLGTMLDKMTRVQHLVIQVGLSLGIAEDMLQVIRDAASLAMSDLSSAVVTEFTSLAGVMGRHYALRDGYSEQIAEALFEITLPRFSGDILPKTDAGAVLAIANRLDSLVGLFAAGCQRSSTNDPFGLRRISYGLVQLLVETNRNLELRNSLELAAALQPIEVESQTIDDVQQFVLRRLEQLLIDQGISPEVVRSVLAERGNRPFLAAMSAHRMEALSQGEMLPKVIEAYSRPTRIVRGKDVNDDLVVNEADFVSMEERALWSTFSSLRSKIHRDMEVDDFVKESCLLVQPLEDFFNNVFVMVEDERIRMNRLALLRQISDLPKGIADLSVMPGF; translated from the exons ATGTTGCGTAC GTATGTAGAACCTAGTATCCGACCAGATGATAGTCGTTATGGTGAAAATCCAAATAGACTTCAAAGGCACACTCAATTCCAG GTGATATTGAAGCCTGACCCTGGAAATTCTCAGGACTTGTTCATACGGAGCTTATCCGCCCTAG GTATTAATGTTAATGATCATGACATTCGATTTGTGGAAGATAACTGGGAGAGTCCG GTGTTAGGTGCCTGGGGATTGGGCTGGGAAATCTGGATGGATGGGATGGAAATTACTCAATTCACCTACTTCCAGCAG GCTGGAAGTCTGCCATTGATGCCTGTGTCAGTTGAGATCACTTATGGTCTTGAACGAATCCTCATGTTGCTTCAG GGGGTTGACCATTTCAAGAAAATTCAATATGCCGACGGGATAACATATGGAGAGTTGTTTTTGGAAAATGA GAAGGAAATGAGTGCATACTATTTGGAGCATGCCAGTGTGGATCATATCCATAACCATTTTGATCTTTTTGAGGTTGAAGCTCGCCGTTTGCTTGATTCAGGACTTCCTATTCCTGC GTATGACCAGCTTTTGAAGACATCTCATGCTTTCAATGTATTGGATTCTCGAGGATTTGTTGGGGTGACGGAACGTGCTCGTTACTTTGGCCGGATGCGTAG TTTAGCCCGCCAATGTGCACAACTTTGGTTAAAGACCAGGGAATCTCTTGGGTACCCTTTGGGGGTTGCAGCTCAACCTGATCACATAGGTTTTCGAAAAGAAGACCTCGACGAGGCAGCAAAAAGG GTCTCTGCTGGACCACAAAAGTTTATTCTTGAGATCGGGACAGAGGAGTTGCCGCCAAATGATGTGGTCAATGCCTGTAATCAA CTGAAAGATCTAGTTGAGCAGTTGCTGGAGAAACAGAGATTGAATCATGGAGATGTGCAAACATATGGTACACCACGCAGACTTGTG GTTTGCGTAGATAACCTAAGTGATAAGCAGGTGGCAAATCAAGTTGAGGTGCGGGGACCTCCGGCCTCAAAGGCATTCGACTGGCTAGGGAATCCTACCAAG GCTGCTGAAGGTTTTTGCCGCAAAAATGGTGTGCCTTTGACCTCCTTTTACAGTAAGGTTGAAG GAAAAGCAGAGTATATTTATGTTCGTGCGGAGGAGCCTTCACGCCTTGCTTTGGAG GTTTTATCTGAAGGGCTACCTGGGATGCTTGGCAAAATATCTTTTCCAAAGTCAATGAGATGGAACTCTGAG GTTATGTTCAGTAGACCCATCCGATGGATATTGGCGCTACATGGAGATGCAGTTGTTCCATTTACATTCAGTGGTATTCTTAG TGAAAATGTTTCTCATGGGCTTCGGAACACTCCATCTGCTACTTTTACG GTAGCAAGTGCAGATTCTTATACCGACGTAATGCTGGACGCTGGAATAGCCATCAGTTTTGAG CAACGAGAGAAGGAAATTTTGGAGAAGTCTAATACCTTGGCAAAAAGTATTGGTGGTTCTCTTGTTCTGCAAAGTGGTTTACTTAACGAT GTTGTAAATCTTGTTGAAGCACCTCATCCAATACTTGGCAAGTTCTGTGAGTCCTTTCTAGAGCTTCCGAAAGATCTGCTGATAATG GTCATGCAGAAGCATCAGAAATATTTTGCGATAACAGATCATGATGGAAAGCTATTGCCATATTTCATCGCT GTCACAAATGGAGCAATAAATGAAGATGTTGTTCGGACAGGAAATGAAGCTGTACTCAG AGCTCGATATGAAGATGCGAAGTTCTTCTATGGGTTGGACACCAGCAAGAGCTTTTCAGAATTTCGAAGTCAACTGAAAGGAATCCTTTTTCAT GAAAAGTTGGGTACAATGCTGGACAAGATGACACGTGTTCAACATCTGGTTATTCAAGTGGGTTTATCTCTAGGAATAGCTGAAGATATGCTCCAAGTTATCCGCGATGCTGCGTCATTAGCCATGTCAGACCTTTCTTCCGCAGTTGTTACAGAATTTACCTCCCTTGCTGGGGTAATGGGACGCCACTATGCTTTGAGAGATGGCTATTCAGAGCAG ATTGCGGAGGCGTTGTTTGAGATTACACTTCCACGATTTTCTGGTGACATACTTCCAAAAACAGATGCTGGGGCGGTATTGGCAATTGCTAACAG ATTGGACAGCCTTGTTGGGTTGTTTGCTGCTGGTTGTCAACGAAGTTCAACCAACGACCCCTTTGGTCTGCGAAGAATCTCTTATGGTCTT GTGCAATTGTTGGTAGAAACCAACCGGAATTTGGAGCTAAGAAATTCTTTAGAGCTTGCTGCTGCACTCCAGCCCATAGAAGTAGAGTCACAGACAATTGATGAT GTGCAACAATTTGTGTTGAGAAGACTTGAACAACTTTTG ATTGACCAAGGAATAAGTCCAGAAGTGGTTCGTTCTGTTCTTGCTGAGCGTGGAAATAGGCCTTTTCTGGCAGCTATGTCTGCACACAGA ATGGAAGCCTTATCACAAGGTGAAATGCTGCCCAAAGTTATTGAAGCATATTCTCGTCCAACAAGAATTGTTCGCGGAAAGGATGTCAATGATGATTTGGTG GTGAACGAGGCAGATTTTGTATCAATGGAAGAGAGAGCTTTGTGGAGCACTTTTTCATCATTAAGGAGTAAAATACATCGAG ACATGGAAGTGGATGATTTTGTTAAAGAATCTTGCCTCCTAGTGCAACCTTTGGAAGATTTCTTCAATAATGTTTTTGTTATGGTG GAAGATGAAAGAATCAGAATGAACAGGCTTGCACTCCTACGGCAAATTTCAGACCTTCCGAAGGGAATAGCAGACCTCTCAGTTATGCCAGGTTTCTAG